The proteins below come from a single Juglans regia cultivar Chandler chromosome 12, Walnut 2.0, whole genome shotgun sequence genomic window:
- the LOC108993176 gene encoding pentatricopeptide repeat-containing protein At1g52640, mitochondrial translates to MATRSVSCKPKTLYSVLRFLHKPQHQRLRPFSSHNPRLSDQPLPHLVNEISRILSDHRNPHDDLELSLDTFSTQMSTNLVEQVLKRCKNLGFSAHRFFLWAKTIPGFEHNFENYQILVDILGSSKQFAILWDFLIEMREARCCEINPKIFWVVFKVYSRANLPEDAIRAFNRMVDFDIKPGVDDLDQLLYLLCKRKHVRQAQQFFDKVKSGFVLNAKTYTILMRGWGDICEPNEARKLFDEMLERGCKVDVSAYNSLLEALCKGGDVDEAYKMFREIGSQGVDPDACTYSVFIRAYCVANDIHSAFRVLDRMKRYNISPNVYTYNCIIKKLCKNERVDEAYQLLDEMIERGVRPDSWSYNTILAYHCDHCEVNMALRLISKMEKYNCMPDRHTYNMTLKLLIRVGRFDRATEVWESMGERGFYPSVSTYAVMVHGLCQKKGKLEEACKYIERMIDEGIPPYTSTVDLLRNRLLGLGLLDRIEILADKMDRSTSCSIQEQAGMMRGNKACKTSRIEETDLESE, encoded by the coding sequence ATGGCCACAAGGTCCGTCTCCTGTAAACCCAAAACCCTGTATTCTGTCCTCCGCTTTCTTCACAAACCCCAACACCAACGTCTCCGGCCTTTCTCTTCGCACAATCCACGACTCTCAGACCAGCCATTACCACACCTTGTCAACGAAATCTCTCGAATACTCAGTGACCATCGGAACCCTCATGACGACTTAGAACTCTCCCTCGACACATTTTCAACTCAAATGTCTACAAACTTGGTGGAGCAGGTCTTGAAGAGGTGCAAGAATCTTGGGTTCTCTGCTCACAGGTTCTTTCTTTGGGCTAAAACAATTCCGGGCTTTGAGCATAATTTTGAGAACTATCAGATCTTGGTTGATATCCTGGGAAGTAGTAAGCAGTTTGCTATATTATGGGATTTTCTTATAGAAATGAGAGAGGCTCGTTGTTGTGAGATTAATCCAAAAATTTTCTGGGTTGTTTTTAAAGTTTACAGTAGAGCTAATCTTCCGGAAGATGCGATTCGAGCTTTCAATAGAATGGTTGATTTTGATATCAAGCCGGGAGTTGATGATCTTGACCAGCTTTTGTATTTGTTATGCAAAAGGAAGCACGTGAGGCAGGCCCAAcaattttttgataaggtaaAGAGTGGGTTCGTGCTGAATGCGAAAACTTATACCATTTTGATGAGAGGATGGGGAGATATCTGCGAGCCCAATGAGGCGCGTAAGTTGTTCGATGAAATGCTCGAACGAGGATGTAAGGTGGATGTTTCAGCATATAATAGTTTGTTGGAGGCTCTATGCAAAGGTGGGGATGTGGATGAAGCGTACAAGATGTTTCGGGAGATTGGGTCTCAAGGAGTTGACCCTGATGCTTGTACTTACTCGGTTTTCATCCGAGCGTATTGTGTAGCTAATGATATACATTCGGCTTTTAGGGTTCTTGATAGAATGAAGAGATATAATATTTCACCTAATGTTTATACTTACAATTGCATAATCAAGAAACTTTGTAAGAATGAAAGGGTGGATGAGGCTTACCAACTTTTAGATGAAATGATTGAGAGGGGAGTTAGACCGGATAGTTGGAGTTACAATACCATTCTGGCTTACCATTGTGATCACTGTGAGGTGAATATGGCTCTTAGGTTGATTTCTAAGATGGAGAAATACAATTGCATGCCAGACCGGCATACCTATAACAtgactctcaaattactaatcAGGGTAGGAAGATTTGACAGGGCAACTGAAGTTTGGGAAAGTATGGGGGAGAGAGGGTTTTATCCTTCAGTTTCAACATATGCTGTCATGGTTCATGGCTTATGCCAGAAGAAAGGTAAACTAGAGGAGGCGTGTAAGTATATTGAGAGGATGATTGATGAAGGAATACCGCCATATACTTCTACCGTCGATTTGTTGAGGAACCGTCTGTTGGGATTAGGTTTGTTGGACCGTATTGAGATACTTGCAGATAAAATGGACCGAAGCACTTCCTGTTCAATACAGGAGCAGGCAGGCATGATGAGAGGTAATAAGGCTTGTAAGACCTCAAGAATTGAAGAGACAGATCTTGAAAGCGAGTAA
- the LOC108993178 gene encoding O-fucosyltransferase 13-like isoform X1: protein MVALSVKPLFTILVVSLALLLAIILLSPSSPFSQISLPFNSPLKSDIWTVRRIVEWRPCKWWLQGDLTALPVETNGYIRVDCYGGLNQMRRDLCDGVGIARLLNATLVLPKFEVAAYWNESSGFADVFDVEYFIRQMNGFVKVVKELPSEIASKEPFRVDCSKRRGQFDYIESVLPSLLEHNYISITPAMSQRRDRYPLYAKAALCQACYSALRLTRSLKKKASELLEAIPKPFLSLHLRFEPDMVAYSRCEYSALSSASINAIEAARGDRKPWTGELARIWRKRGRCPLTPNETALILQALSIPTNTNIYLAAGDGLMELEGLTSVYTNVVTKSSLLTGEDFTSMHGNTKAALDYHVSINSDSYVATYFGNMDKMVAAMRALKGLYKTLFLSRRAFAEFTSQGFRGKDLMQALWKAHRDDYVLGRGSALPDCFCEFTL, encoded by the exons ATGGTGGCTTTGTCAGTGAAACCCTTGTTTACCATTCTAGTGGTCTCTCTTGCTCTCCTTCTCGCTATCATTTTGCTTTCCCCTTCTTCTCCGTTCTCCCAGATCTCACTTCCTTTCAATTCACCTCT aAAATCAGATATATGGACTGTCCGGAGAATCGTTGAATGGAGACCTTGCAAGTGGTGGCTACAAGGAGATCTAACTG CTCTGCCAGTAGAGACTAATGGATATATCCGAGTGGATTGCTATGGTGGCCTCAATCAGATGCGAAGAGAT TTGTGTGATGGTGTTGGTATTGCACGTCTGTTAAATGCAACCCTGGTTTTGCCAAAGTTTGAAGTGGCCGCATATTGGAATGAATCAAG CGGCTTTGCAGATGTATTTGATGTCGAATACTTTATTCGCCAGATGAATGGCTTTGTTAAGGTTGTGAAAGAGTTGCCATCAGAGATTGCATCAAAAGAGCCTTTTCGAGTAGACTGTAGCAAACGCCGAGGCCAATTTGATTACATTGAAAGTGTTCTTCCATCATTGTtggaacataattatatttcaattacaCCGGCAATGAGCCAAAGAAGAGACAG GTATCCTCTATATGCTAAAGCTGCCCTTTGTCAAGCTTGTTACAGTGCATTGCGCCTCACAAGATCCTTGAAGAAGAAAGCCTCTGAGCTTCTAGAAGCCATACCTAAACCCTTTCTCTCACTTCATCTTCGTTTCGAACCTGACATGGTAGCATACAGCCGATGCGAATACTCAGCCCTTTCTTCTGCCTCCATCAATGCCATTGAGGCTGCTCGAGGAGATAGAAAACCATGGACTGGAGAGTTGGCTCGCATTTGGAGAAAACGAGGGAGGTGTCCTCTTACCCCTAATGAAACGGCACTCATACTTCAAGCACTTTCCATtcccacaaacacaaatatatatctGGCAGCTGGGGATGGGCTGATGGAACTTGAAGGTTTAACATCTGTTTACACCAATGTAGTTACCAAGTCTAGCCTCCTTACTGGAGAGGATTTCACGAGTATGCATGGGAACACAAAAGCCGCATTGGATTATCACGTGTCTATTAACAGTGATTCTTATGTGGCAACATATTTTGGAAATATGGATAAGATGGTTGCGGCAATGAGAGCTTTGAAGGGGTTGtacaaaactctttttttaagCAGACGAGCTTTTGCAGAGTTCACTTCACAGGGTTTTAGAGGGAAAGATTTGATGCAAGCCCTATGGAAGGCTCACAGAGATGATTATGTCTTGGGAAGAGGTTCTGCTTTGCCCGACTGTTTTTGTGAATTTACCTTGTGA
- the LOC108993178 gene encoding O-fucosyltransferase 13-like isoform X2, producing MRRDLCDGVGIARLLNATLVLPKFEVAAYWNESSGFADVFDVEYFIRQMNGFVKVVKELPSEIASKEPFRVDCSKRRGQFDYIESVLPSLLEHNYISITPAMSQRRDRYPLYAKAALCQACYSALRLTRSLKKKASELLEAIPKPFLSLHLRFEPDMVAYSRCEYSALSSASINAIEAARGDRKPWTGELARIWRKRGRCPLTPNETALILQALSIPTNTNIYLAAGDGLMELEGLTSVYTNVVTKSSLLTGEDFTSMHGNTKAALDYHVSINSDSYVATYFGNMDKMVAAMRALKGLYKTLFLSRRAFAEFTSQGFRGKDLMQALWKAHRDDYVLGRGSALPDCFCEFTL from the exons ATGCGAAGAGAT TTGTGTGATGGTGTTGGTATTGCACGTCTGTTAAATGCAACCCTGGTTTTGCCAAAGTTTGAAGTGGCCGCATATTGGAATGAATCAAG CGGCTTTGCAGATGTATTTGATGTCGAATACTTTATTCGCCAGATGAATGGCTTTGTTAAGGTTGTGAAAGAGTTGCCATCAGAGATTGCATCAAAAGAGCCTTTTCGAGTAGACTGTAGCAAACGCCGAGGCCAATTTGATTACATTGAAAGTGTTCTTCCATCATTGTtggaacataattatatttcaattacaCCGGCAATGAGCCAAAGAAGAGACAG GTATCCTCTATATGCTAAAGCTGCCCTTTGTCAAGCTTGTTACAGTGCATTGCGCCTCACAAGATCCTTGAAGAAGAAAGCCTCTGAGCTTCTAGAAGCCATACCTAAACCCTTTCTCTCACTTCATCTTCGTTTCGAACCTGACATGGTAGCATACAGCCGATGCGAATACTCAGCCCTTTCTTCTGCCTCCATCAATGCCATTGAGGCTGCTCGAGGAGATAGAAAACCATGGACTGGAGAGTTGGCTCGCATTTGGAGAAAACGAGGGAGGTGTCCTCTTACCCCTAATGAAACGGCACTCATACTTCAAGCACTTTCCATtcccacaaacacaaatatatatctGGCAGCTGGGGATGGGCTGATGGAACTTGAAGGTTTAACATCTGTTTACACCAATGTAGTTACCAAGTCTAGCCTCCTTACTGGAGAGGATTTCACGAGTATGCATGGGAACACAAAAGCCGCATTGGATTATCACGTGTCTATTAACAGTGATTCTTATGTGGCAACATATTTTGGAAATATGGATAAGATGGTTGCGGCAATGAGAGCTTTGAAGGGGTTGtacaaaactctttttttaagCAGACGAGCTTTTGCAGAGTTCACTTCACAGGGTTTTAGAGGGAAAGATTTGATGCAAGCCCTATGGAAGGCTCACAGAGATGATTATGTCTTGGGAAGAGGTTCTGCTTTGCCCGACTGTTTTTGTGAATTTACCTTGTGA